The DNA window acccatgatttctgtggtgtagtctgtgggtacACATAGGATCTATGATCTAACAGtggtttagggaggataacaTCTAAGTCTGTACCAAATTCAGTGTTGTTCTGAGGTCCAGCTTTACagttataaatttttgtttggggcaccccatcttttgattttgcttgtagaatGCTTTTTGGTGTGTATCAGCAAAATATAACATTCTAAAAAATCTCTGCAGTTTCTGACAATTgataactgtgacaaacccagacctaccgggatatgtcacacagttacactaagctgccaccaaccattccctataagaagtcacacagaccagggatggatttttaaacaataaaaagaataaggtttattttaaatacacacagggaaaaataaaacaatcaggtgaataaataaagtaacgtggcttattctcactcatacatgcatacagtttggttcacacagaacccttaacttgaagcacagaccctgaacctatcagttctggctaaccaacagacacctgaacctatcaggttggtactctgacacacagaagtaccctgtctggcacacagacttccacaacagcttcttcttcccagctgctgcttcgtcacaacccagtgtctctcagtatctcatcacacaggcatcacatatttatacagtacagcccctcctcctgatgtcccgccttccactccccataggatggaactttccctccaaacccatgacagacaggtaacatcagtgctgtatgtaacacctcccctctttataagttgttttgtagggggaaagctaacgtgcttttcaccaaaaaaacaacctgaataaaacatacaacaacatttatacataccatattatacttacttatacttacattctaagttaaaccatagcaaataggcatttaaacatttaccatatacattacatcaatttacctttattcatacaaaccaaattcaaaaaaacaggtacattttactttttgtcatcattatatacacatagtccatgttctttcgccgtcttcattcttcaggtcttcttgataaggcgtcagcaacacagttcactgaccctctgaccaccttcacttcaaagtcatagtcctgtaggtttaaagcccacctcataagtttgctattgtgggttttcattgtctttaaccattgcagtggtgaatggtcagtgcacagaataaaatgtcttccccagatgtaaggcttggccttctggatcgcgtagactatggccaaacactccttctccacggttgccaaatgtctctcacctttttggagtttcctactcaggtaggacactggatgttggtcaccattctcatcctcctggcacagaactgctcctaccccgctgttagacgcatcggtgtagatgatgaactcccggtcgaagtctggagcacgcaggacaggatagttgattaacgcctccttcaacctctggaacgccgcctcacagtcgctggtccacgggatgcggtcatcagccttcttcctcgtcagatcggtcagcggagccgcaatctcgctaaacctcgggatgaactttctgtagtagcccaccaacccaagaaatgatttgacctttttcttggtgttgggtctaggccaatcacgaacagcttctattttggcctccaggggttttatcattcctccccctaccatgtgacctaagtattttatttctgggctacccagctgacacttgctggcctttactgttagccctgctgcacttaacctctgcagcactaactccaggtgtatcaggtgatcttcccaggtattactgaagatccctatgtcgtcaatgtaggccactgtaaagtcactgagccctgccaaggtctggtccatcagcctttggaatgtggctggtgcatttctgagaccaaagctcaggactcaaaactcatagagaccaaaagggctgcaaaaggcagtcttttcttgatccctgggatcaattcttaattgccaatatccctttaccaggtccaacgatgagatgaaccgacaaccccctatggtttcaatcaggttgtctagcctgggcattgggtaggcatcaggagtggttacacggtttaatttcctgtaatcgacacaaaacctaatgctcccatcaggcttgtccacaaggactatcggagaggaccaaggactagaagaggggacgattatgttctccctaagcatctcgtccagctccttccgcaccttgtccctatagggtcccgttactcggtatggggatactgcctgcgggggtgcatcccctgtatggatccgatgcatcactcccttcactatccccggcttgttggaaaacacctgctgatatttactaagcagcatttttagttcttgctgctggtcttgggtgagtgcaggactgatctttacctcctctgggttgtattttacttcccctctaccctcccagaagggtaattcagcttcctcactctcagctgcttttatcgcgaataaaaccctctgttcccctctgtagtagggttttagggcattcacatgaaccaccctccttgcttggttctcctcctgctctattaggtagttcaggtctgacatcttggaaatgaccctatatggtcctgcccatttgagctgcagtttattctctctgcagggcctaagccaaagcacttcctcccctgggtcaaagcgcctctctctagctttgtggtcataccatgttttctgtctgaccttctgagcttgcaggttttctgctgccagctctagatttctccttaggtcattcatcaaggtgtctatgtaagtcacaacgtcttgtgggtcatcctgggtgatctgctcccaatcttgcttgatcaaatcaaggggccctttcacccctaagtgtgcagcaaacatgtcagagtgacccctttgtaagatcatggggcgatacttttcaggtaccactagctgactcctgatcccatctcccccttttgagatattcctcagggtttctctatataaaatcccctttttctccagaaatctcactggggtttcaggtgttagctgggcgtcagtcacctgttcaaaacacttttggagagtggcgtctgccttttgctcctgtccaaatctgctgtctgtggttaaggtttccaccacagcttctgaactcccctctgcttccgtctctggctcatcattacccccctgaactgtccctgtggtggcttgtgagcgtgtaatcactagcacccgtttcacatgttcagccaggtcatttcccacgagcacggctgctggcagagtcgatgaaatcgctagccgccaaactcccccccagccttgaaagttgacaggtacctctgctactggcagagagattacctgcccctcaatccctgccaccttcatgctctcatttgggattataaactccctagggatgatatctggatggcacagggttacctgggaacaagtgtcccgcagccccctatactgacggtcaagtattcctacgtccacccctgccgtctcaaacaactgagaatctgttttcaccagcaagcagcgttttacctccacaagaggaccattttcctcagcctgatcagcagaggtagctgttccagactgagtagccatggcaacaggctccctcagtgacactgagccttgctctttctggacacagaacacagcttttggcttggtcccactagaattctgaggcaccattccttttagctgctttaatttctcacactctgagattagatgaccctttccctgacagaaataacattttctggcgtattttgattctctctcctcttgttttggttttccctccaaaacctgaggtcttagtttcatgtctgagggcttcccttcaccatgggcccctcccccttgctggcttttccctggtccctgagagtacttgctgtaggtttctttgggtttacctacagatttcccctcacccaagggctttcttatttgggaaataaaatctgcgatctctgcggctgctgccacagacttcggtttcctttccctcacctggaatttcaattccccttgcaggactgaatagaactgttccagtgctatcaagtctttcagctgctcataggtctctgtcccttcctgcgatagccatttctcaagcagcctcaccaattgggcccccacttgggtaaaagtctgttctggtttttttgtgagggacctgaatctttgtctcagctgctctgcatttatcccatgtctggcaaacaccagttttttaaactctggaaaatctttcatcagttcctcaggcatctcggcatagacctcagccaggctaccactgattaaagatcgcatgatggtcatcttctcagtttccctcactgagaagtccacaaacgctctttccactagggaaaagaacacctcaggacaatctcccttgtggtacacagggaatttcttcaggtcagctttagacagttggcctccctcagaatccctattgttattattgttctggttcaccagttccaattttcttaattcaaacgccattctctctctctccaatctttcctccctctccattctctctctctctaattcaaattgccgctgtttctctctttccctttcctccattttttctctctctaacctttcctccacttcaaattgcctcatcctcagttcatgctgttgggctatgagcaattttctaagttctgggttctgctctcctgtgctgtcaccttgcactgagccaaattcatcctcagaaccttggtcaatctgggggtctttcacttcactcatgtctgctatctggcttcgagtcaagggcataatcccccctcagaacaggctgctttaaaaagtcaagcctcagaataaaacgaccactttttttccttcttgcctcagaaccagctttctctaggctgctgttctttcagcactaacttgcaacagtatcgagtcagagcctacccccctctgctgggcctctcagctggcaagctagatcactgttactacgcagttttgcctcagcgttttcccgccaaaactaggctgcctcagagcaccttaatctaagtctccccagttggcacgttcttctactagcgcacctccccgtgaggtacacctagaagattacctacgcgcctcagactgtccctgactagaccccccttgctctgggcacacttgccaaggctttgctggaccgctggacaactggaccagtcgtatcccacacgctggacaccaatcaatgtgacaaacccagacctaccgggatatgtcacacagttacactaagctgccaccaaccattccctataagaagtcacacagaccagggatggatttttaaacaataaaaagaataaggtttattttaaatacacacagggaaaaataaaacaatcaggtgaataaataaagtaacgtggcttattctcactcatacatgcatacagtttggttcacacagaacccttaacttgaagcacagaccctgaacctatcagttctggctaaccaacagacacctgaacctatcaggttggtactctgacacacagaagtaccctgtctggcacacagacttccacaacagcttcttcttcccagctgctgcttcgtcacaacccagtgtctctcagtatctcatcacacaggcatcacatatttatacagtacagcccctcctcctgatgtcccgccttccactccccataggatggaactttccctccaaacccatgacagacaggtaacatcagtgctgtatgtaacaataactTCCAGGATGGACTTCCATAATGTGGTACAGGTGGGTGGGCAGATTTAAAAGCAGTTCAGAAATTGCAGCTTGCTCAGAATGCTGCTTGTAGATTAATAACCGGGACTGGCAGAGCCTGGAACATACCTTTTTCAAAGAAACTCATTGAATTACTCATTATTTCTTACCAGGCAGGTTGCTTCTATCATCATTGCACCAGTTGTACAAGTAATTTGTTGCCTTTTGCATTATTAATGTGTCACTATGTCATCACTAAAGGGccagaaatatctggagaaagagtctctggttccctctcgGGGGTCAGTTCTAATATTCCATCCTGGAAATATTTATAagaatgcaaaaagcaaaacaaaagcataaTGCATGGGTACAACTGGAAGGAGACTCATGACTTGGGACTAGAGAACTCCTGGGTAGCAACTTAATAGGAGGAGGGACAGCTACAGACCTCCTAGCCACATTGAATGTCTGAATGATGTCTTGCTAGATCAAATGACCAAACATTCAAAGAATAAAGATATGTCAGTTATGGAAGACATCAGCTACCTTGATACCTGTTGGAAGATGAACTTGGCCAAAAACATGAGCTCCAAgaaatttctcacttaccttgctgacagaaacaacaaaagaataagctATTCTAAATCTAGTCCTTTCTAACATGGAAGAACTGGTCAACAAGGTGAAAATACTGGGAACTTTGCATAGAAGTGATCATGCCCTCTTAGGATGTGTTAAAATAAGGATAGGGAAGCCGAAGAGCCATAAAATGAGCACGCTAGATTTGAAAGCTGATTTCAGTCAAGGAAATACTGGGTGAGAACTGACAGTCAGTAATACTCAAAGAGAAGGGACTGCATGAATGTGAGTTTCTTAAAGGTAAAGGCACAATCATGAACAATTCCTACTGAAAAGAAAAGTAAGAGGCATGTAAAGAAACCTGGGGGACAACATGAGGATCTTTCAAATAAACCAGGATTTAAAAGAAACATAGCTAGGAAACAGAAGGGGATAACTACCACAGAAGAATATGAATAATTAACCAATATTTTAAGAGAGATGGACTGTAGCTCAACATGAGTTCAGATGTGCAAGAGAGGTTGAACATTGGAGAGTGGGGGAAACTAGAGAGTGTGAGAAACAGCCAGGAAGCACTGtgtggaaaggaaggagaaatacTAATGGGTGACAGAGAGACAACAGAACCTCTCATCACCTACATTACCTTTGTCTTCTCCAAAAGGAAAAACACTACAgatagaaacaaaagaaaaacaaaaaagaagacagaactGTTGTCACACtgaagactaactgttatattttgaaCTATAGCAGTCATCAAGATTCCACGctgtctttgtcttctttattgttgatttttcttttctgttttcctgatatgctagcacaaactAACAGGACTACCTCTTTTATAGAGGACAGGTAGaataaaggaggaagaaagggcgCAGCTTTCAAAGGGATATAGGGAGACAGCTAAGGAACATGTAGCAACTTTAAAATAATTCAGATCTGCAGGGCCAGATAAACTGTATCCAAGGGTATCAAAGGAGCTTGCAGATGTAATCTCAGATGTAATCTGAAGAACAGGTGACAACTTGGAAGACTAGAAGTGAATATATATCATCCGCATCTTcacaaaaaaaagaggggagggcagTAGGTTCTGGTGAACTGCCAAGCACTCTGCTTGATACAGAAATGCTTTTAGAACAGATCATCAAACAGTTGATCTGCAAGCATTTAGGAAAGAATGTTGTTACTAAAAGGACAGGTTGTTGTTTTCCCAAAAACTAGTAATTGCATGTTAATCTAACTTCTTCTTTGGGGAGTCACAAATTTGTTACATAAGGAGAATTGTGTACACATAGATGCAGTATATTATTTCAGCAAGGCATTTGTCAAAGTTTAACAGGATGTTTTTGTGGTCAAGCAGGTAAAATAAGAGCTAAATGAAGCTACTTTTAAGTAGATTTGCAGGTGGCTGATCATCCTTACCCAAAGAGTGCTCATCAATTTTCACACATATAAGCAACAGATGGGATGCTCCACAGGTTTGTCTTGGGCCTAGTGTTTTCAACACCTTTACAAATGACTTGAATAAGGGTATGGAGTTGACATCAAATTACTGAAAACTAGCTATTATTTCAGAAGACATGATAAGGATTCAAGGTGACATTGACAGACTGGAGCAGTgggccaaaagaaacaaaatgagtttcagcAGGGAGAAATGTAGAGTTTCATTTTTCAGCAAGAAATATAGGACACACAAATAGAGGACAGGTGATAGTTGGCTTGGTACTTGTACCAAGGAACCAGGCCTtttcggcagtggctcctcgcctttggaataaactccctcctgagattcatatggccccttcactggcattttcaaaagccaattgaaaacttagctgtttaagcaggccttccctccaggcactatttgatttatgttttttatttccattttgaacAATTGATAATTGATGTTATATATTGATGTCATATTTAAattgttatatttaaattgttttattttaagtgttgttagctgcccagagtggtcaatttaTCATATgggtgggataaataaataaatatgtgtggaAAAAACCTAGGAATCTTAGCACCCTATCAACTAACATGAATAAACAGTGTGATGCATCAGCAGACAAAGAGAATGTAATACTAGGCTGTGTCAATAGGCTGTGTCAATAGATGTACAGCGGAGCCATGACTTATGAATGCGaacatacgaacatttcgacttacaaacagctccgtttgcaaaattttgctttgacttgcaaaaggagcttcgacttacgaacaaaaaatgcagggaaagcgggaaatggactttggactgactggtactgtattttaaaatgtaaaaaattggttttaaaggtgCTTGCTtcggtttaaagctgcttggttttaaaggtgttttgtttaaaaggtgtttgttccctccctccctcctttcctgcccttttttttaacctaatccTCCTAGGtttaaaaaatttctccccctagtggtagaggatggattaaccggcattgcattagttcctatgggaactaatgcttcgacttacaaaccccgcctctacatacaaacaaaaaccagccagaatggattaatcggttttcagtgcattcctatgggaaatgctgattcgacttatgaactttttgacttacaaacatcttctggaatggattgagttcgtaagttgaggcactactATATTGTGCTCAGAATGGGGGAAGTAAAATTACCACTCTGCTTTGATCAGACCTCACCTGTAAGACTGTGTACAATTATGG is part of the Pogona vitticeps strain Pit_001003342236 chromosome 5, PviZW2.1, whole genome shotgun sequence genome and encodes:
- the LOC144589430 gene encoding uncharacterized protein LOC144589430, translating into MPLTRSQIADMSEVKDPQIDQGSEDEFGSVQGDSTGEQNPELRKLLIAQQHELRMRQFEVEERLEREKMEEREREKQRQFELERERMEREERLERERMAFELRKLELVNQNNNNNRDSEGGQLSKADLKKFPVYHKGDCPEVFFSLVERAFVDFSVRETEKMTIMRSLISGSLAEVYAEMPEELMKDFPEFKKLVFARHGINAEQLRQRFRSLTKKPEQTFTQVGAQLVRLLEKWLSQEGTETYEQLKDLIALEQFYSVLQGELKFQVRERKPKSVAAAAEIADFISQIRKPLGEGKSVGKPKETYSKYSQGPGKSQQGGGAHGEGKPSDMKLRPQVLEGKPKQEERESKYARKCYFCQGKGHLISECEKLKQLKGMVPQNSSGTKPKAVFCVQKEQGSVSLREPVAMATQSGTATSADQAEENGPLVEVKRCLLVKTDSQLFETAGVDVGILDRQYRGLRDTCSQVTLCHPDIIPREFIIPNESMKVAGIEGQVISLPVAEVPVNFQGWGGVWRLAISSTLPAAVLVGNDLAEHVKRVLVITRSQATTGTVQGGNDEPETEAEGSSEAVVETLTTDSRFGQEQKADATLQKCFEQVTDAQLTPETPVRFLEKKGILYRETLRNISKGGDGIRSQLVVPEKYRPMILQRGHSDMFAAHLGVKGPLDLIKQDWEQITQDDPQDVVTYIDTLMNDLRRNLELAAENLQAQKVRQKTWYDHKARERRFDPGEEVLWLRPCRENKLQLKWAGPYRVISKMSDLNYLIEQEENQARRVVHVNALKPYYRGEQRVLFAIKAAESEEAELPFWEGRGEVKYNPEEVKISPALTQDQQQELKMLLSKYQQVFSNKPGIVKGVMHRIHTGDAPPQAVSPYRVTGPYRDKVRKELDEMLRENIIVPSSSPWSSPIVLVDKPDGSIRFCVDYRKLNRVTTPDAYPMPRLDNLIETIGGCRFISSLDLVKGYWQLRIDPRDQEKTAFCSPFGLYEF